One segment of Cetobacterium sp. NK01 DNA contains the following:
- a CDS encoding heavy metal translocating P-type ATPase, translating into MKKEYEIVNLHCGGCASKIQYELDRVENLKDVNVDFYSKKLKFTLEKDIEEKDLIEKLNKIADKVEPGTYFKKVDDDSTVSNHLNKNEDNHTHGEELISKIDLIILTVGITLFVVGLTLSKSLQKDIILIIAYGLSGYDILLNALKNIKRGKFLDENFLMSIATVGALGLGDFGEAAGVMIFYKIGEFFQDMAVNNSKKSIEKLMSIKPDFANLKNKNGSIEIVDPSEVNIGDILVVKPGERVPLDGVIISGTTTLDKSALTGESIPIMAEIGTEILSGSINIDGTIEFKVTKMYSQSTVNRIIEMVESAGSKKAQAEKFITKFARYYTPIVVLLAIIIGFGTPLLYDGNFKLWFSRALIFLVISCPCALVLSVPLTFFSSIGKGSKDGILIKGGNYLERLKNIDTVVFDKTGTLTKGSFKVTKVEVIKGTENEVLEYAKAGEFYSNHPIGKAILNYGDIKVFEWDIQGHNEKAGYGINALYNGKEILVGSKKFLEGHKIEINILEAFGTVVYVAVDSILIGRIFVEDEIKETSRKTVDELKGQGINVYMLTGDNKKTGKHIGEILGIDEDKICTNLLPQDKVNKLEEIKSRSKKGTIFVGDGINDAPVLAMADIGISMGKIGSDIAIESSDIVLMNDDPYKIIEALNLGKRNNQVVLENVGFALGVKIVVMILGVLGIANLWLAIFADVGVSVLAVLNASKILTKKSIN; encoded by the coding sequence ATGAAAAAAGAGTATGAAATTGTAAATCTACATTGTGGCGGATGTGCTTCAAAAATTCAATATGAATTAGATAGAGTGGAAAATTTAAAAGATGTTAATGTAGATTTTTATTCTAAAAAATTAAAGTTTACTTTAGAAAAAGATATAGAGGAAAAAGATCTTATTGAAAAGCTAAATAAAATTGCAGATAAAGTTGAACCAGGAACATATTTTAAAAAAGTTGATGATGATTCTACAGTTAGCAATCATTTAAATAAAAATGAAGATAATCATACTCATGGTGAAGAATTAATATCAAAAATTGATTTAATAATTTTAACAGTAGGAATAACACTTTTTGTAGTAGGATTAACATTGTCGAAAAGTTTACAAAAAGATATAATTTTAATTATAGCTTATGGTTTATCTGGTTATGATATTTTATTGAATGCTTTAAAAAATATAAAAAGAGGCAAATTTTTAGATGAAAACTTTTTAATGAGTATTGCTACAGTTGGAGCCTTAGGATTAGGAGATTTTGGAGAAGCTGCTGGAGTTATGATTTTTTATAAGATTGGAGAGTTTTTCCAAGATATGGCAGTAAATAATTCTAAAAAATCTATTGAAAAGCTAATGAGTATAAAGCCAGATTTTGCTAATTTAAAAAATAAAAATGGTTCTATAGAAATAGTAGATCCCTCTGAAGTAAATATAGGGGATATATTAGTTGTGAAACCTGGAGAAAGGGTTCCGTTAGATGGTGTAATAATTTCAGGTACAACAACACTAGATAAATCAGCATTAACAGGAGAATCGATTCCTATTATGGCTGAGATTGGAACTGAAATTTTAAGTGGATCTATAAATATAGATGGAACAATAGAATTTAAAGTTACTAAGATGTACTCTCAATCTACAGTTAATAGAATAATAGAAATGGTAGAAAGTGCGGGAAGTAAAAAAGCTCAAGCAGAAAAGTTTATAACAAAGTTTGCAAGATACTATACTCCAATAGTTGTTTTATTAGCTATTATTATAGGATTTGGAACACCGTTGTTATATGATGGAAATTTTAAATTATGGTTCAGTAGAGCTTTAATATTTTTGGTAATCTCTTGTCCTTGTGCTTTAGTTTTATCTGTACCATTAACATTCTTTAGTTCAATTGGTAAAGGATCTAAGGATGGTATATTGATAAAAGGTGGTAATTATTTAGAAAGATTAAAAAATATAGACACAGTAGTATTTGATAAAACAGGAACATTGACAAAAGGTAGTTTTAAAGTTACAAAGGTTGAGGTTATAAAAGGGACAGAAAATGAAGTTTTAGAGTATGCTAAAGCAGGAGAGTTTTATTCTAATCACCCAATAGGAAAGGCAATATTAAATTATGGTGATATAAAAGTTTTTGAATGGGATATTCAAGGACATAATGAAAAAGCAGGTTATGGTATAAATGCATTATATAATGGTAAAGAGATTTTAGTAGGGAGTAAAAAATTTTTAGAAGGTCATAAAATTGAGATTAATATATTAGAAGCTTTTGGAACGGTGGTTTATGTAGCAGTAGATTCTATACTTATAGGAAGAATTTTTGTGGAAGATGAAATAAAGGAAACGTCTAGAAAGACTGTTGATGAATTGAAGGGACAGGGAATTAATGTCTATATGTTAACAGGAGATAATAAAAAAACTGGAAAACATATAGGAGAAATATTGGGAATTGATGAGGATAAAATTTGTACTAATCTTCTCCCACAAGATAAAGTAAATAAATTAGAAGAAATAAAAAGTAGAAGTAAAAAAGGAACTATATTTGTAGGAGATGGAATAAACGATGCTCCAGTTCTGGCAATGGCTGATATAGGAATATCTATGGGAAAGATAGGGAGCGATATTGCAATAGAAAGTTCAGATATAGTATTAATGAATGATGATCCATATAAAATAATAGAAGCTTTAAATTTAGGTAAAAGAAATAACCAAGTGGTTTTAGAAAATGTTGGATTTGCTTTAGGTGTTAAGATTGTTGTTATGATATTAGGAGTTTTAGGAATTGCTAATCTATGGCTAGCTATTTTTGCAGATGTAGGTGTATCTGTATTAGCTGTTTTAAATGCTTCGAAAATTTTAACTAAAAAATCTATCAATTAA
- a CDS encoding putative manganese transporter has translation MEWIYLFYNVTVETFYKVGVFVSISLLLIGLIDYKFNGIIIKLLEKDRKNQVYFSALLGLVPGCGGAIVVVPMYILGKVTFGSLVAAFITTMGDAAFILIVGDITAYFKVLIISGITGVICGLFIDYFKIGENIVINKNKQMEKGKEYVNEESGHKHHKHIAHKKGDIVDKILHRRTDIKYVYLITHNIWYEVFWFLVIISFPFALEHLLDAHMNESHFVIEYMNISGSIGTVLCILYTLLSRKGIQGSNFDKTESKLGSIKETLIHTAEEVAFLVSWVFVAFLGYEILLRYIGGVEGLKLFLENKGFLVVIGAVIIGLIPGCGPQILLAAIYISGGIPFSALVANAICNDGDALFPLLALSKKSALLVTLYNVIPALLIGGFLYLLET, from the coding sequence ATGGAGTGGATTTATCTTTTTTATAATGTTACTGTAGAAACTTTTTATAAAGTTGGTGTTTTTGTATCAATATCTTTATTATTAATTGGTTTAATAGATTACAAATTTAATGGAATAATAATAAAACTATTAGAAAAAGATAGGAAAAATCAAGTTTATTTTTCAGCGTTATTAGGGCTAGTTCCAGGTTGTGGAGGGGCAATAGTTGTAGTTCCAATGTATATTTTAGGAAAAGTAACTTTTGGAAGTTTAGTTGCAGCTTTTATAACAACAATGGGAGATGCTGCCTTTATTTTAATTGTGGGAGATATAACTGCATACTTTAAAGTATTAATAATAAGTGGGATAACTGGAGTAATTTGTGGTTTATTTATAGATTATTTTAAGATTGGTGAAAACATAGTTATAAATAAAAATAAGCAAATGGAAAAAGGGAAGGAATATGTAAATGAAGAAAGTGGACATAAACATCATAAACATATAGCGCATAAAAAAGGGGATATAGTTGATAAAATTTTACACAGAAGAACAGATATTAAATATGTATATTTAATAACTCATAATATATGGTATGAAGTTTTTTGGTTTTTGGTGATAATCTCTTTTCCTTTTGCTTTAGAACATTTATTGGATGCTCATATGAATGAAAGTCATTTTGTAATTGAATATATGAATATAAGTGGAAGTATAGGAACAGTTTTATGTATTTTATACACTTTATTAAGCAGAAAAGGAATACAAGGTAGTAACTTTGATAAAACTGAAAGTAAATTAGGATCGATAAAAGAAACTTTAATACACACAGCAGAAGAGGTTGCATTTTTAGTAAGTTGGGTTTTTGTGGCATTTTTAGGGTATGAGATATTATTGAGATATATAGGTGGAGTTGAAGGCTTAAAACTATTTTTAGAAAATAAGGGTTTTTTAGTAGTAATTGGGGCAGTCATTATTGGTTTAATACCAGGTTGTGGACCTCAAATATTATTAGCTGCTATCTATATATCAGGTGGAATTCCATTTTCAGCGTTGGTAGCTAATGCAATCTGTAATGATGGAGATGCATTATTTCCATTGTTAGCGTTAAGTAAAAAGTCAGCTTTACTAGTTACTTTATATAATGTAATTCCAGCTTTATTAATTGGAGGTTTTTTATATTTATTAGAAACTTAA
- a CDS encoding class I SAM-dependent methyltransferase, translating into MKYLKNDILNIFKDSINDNNFIKGIFSNPTKESSYKKINLKPVQIKEDFFIQFESFVNNKAFHKNEPLADSFNILDEIIDTFKQILIVTSNQEIQVLQNKKGFSIKRKNTESKTLELSHNKQKNYILQDNTPIPFLIRLGVMSEAGKVSKEKFNKFRQINRYLEFIEDTLKELQEKKLIGNSMKIIDFGCGKSYLTFALYHYLKNIKNLNIDIIGLDLKEDVINHCNIIAKDLNFNNLQFLKGDIKDFDIFKDVDLIFSLHACNNATDYSILKGLELGAKAILAVPCCQSEINQKIDKSPTTELKGVLSPFGNHGILQERFSSLATDALRALSLELCGYNTKVMEFIDMEHTPKNILIKAILGSPSEEKLEEKRKEYDRYLQFLGVNPLLDSLLKNYFKK; encoded by the coding sequence ATGAAATACCTAAAAAATGATATTTTAAATATTTTTAAAGATAGTATTAATGATAATAATTTTATAAAAGGAATTTTTTCAAATCCTACAAAAGAAAGTTCTTATAAAAAAATAAATTTAAAACCTGTTCAAATAAAAGAAGATTTTTTTATACAGTTCGAAAGTTTTGTAAATAATAAGGCTTTTCATAAAAATGAACCTTTAGCTGATAGCTTTAACATTTTAGATGAAATTATTGATACATTTAAACAAATTTTAATAGTTACATCTAATCAAGAGATTCAAGTTTTACAAAATAAAAAAGGTTTTTCTATAAAAAGAAAAAATACTGAAAGTAAAACATTAGAACTTTCACACAATAAACAAAAAAATTATATTTTACAAGATAACACACCTATCCCATTTTTAATTAGACTTGGAGTTATGTCTGAAGCTGGAAAAGTTAGTAAAGAAAAATTTAATAAATTTAGACAAATAAATAGATATTTAGAATTTATTGAAGATACACTAAAAGAATTACAAGAAAAAAAACTTATTGGTAATTCAATGAAAATAATTGATTTTGGATGTGGTAAATCATACTTAACTTTTGCTTTGTATCATTATTTAAAAAATATTAAAAATTTAAATATTGATATTATCGGCTTAGATTTAAAAGAGGATGTTATCAACCATTGTAATATCATTGCTAAAGATTTAAATTTTAATAATTTACAGTTCTTAAAAGGAGATATTAAAGATTTTGATATTTTTAAAGATGTTGACTTAATATTCTCACTACATGCTTGTAATAATGCTACTGACTACTCTATTCTTAAAGGATTAGAATTAGGTGCTAAAGCTATTTTAGCTGTACCTTGCTGTCAGTCAGAAATAAATCAAAAAATAGATAAATCCCCAACAACAGAATTAAAAGGAGTTCTATCGCCTTTTGGGAATCATGGTATTTTACAAGAACGATTTAGTTCTTTAGCTACAGATGCACTAAGAGCTCTTTCTTTAGAACTTTGTGGTTATAATACAAAAGTTATGGAATTCATAGATATGGAACATACTCCTAAAAATATTCTAATCAAGGCTATTTTAGGTTCTCCTTCAGAAGAGAAACTAGAAGAAAAAAGAAAAGAATATGATAGATACTTACAATTTTTAGGTGTTAATCCGCTTTTAGATAGTTTACTTAAAAATTATTTTAAAAAATAA
- the argS gene encoding arginine--tRNA ligase produces MLTIEKQIEIILLETVNNLYPDKDLKPIEITVATNEKFGDFQSNFAMMNSKIIGGNPRAIAENVVNNIVENSVIDKIEIAGPGFLNIFLKDSYLGDLVKKISKEDYEFKGLNIEGDVIIDYSSPNIAKRMHIGHLRSTIIGDSIKRMYKYLGYNVVADNHIGDWGTQFGKLIIGYRNWLNQEAYKENAIEELERVYVEFTRQSEENPELEDQAREELKKLQDGDKENYRLWQEFIKVSLDEYAKLYNRMGINFDTYYGESFYHDLMPGVVEELENKKIAVEDQGAKVVFFPEEEKLHPCIVQKKDGAFLYATSDIATVKFRLANYNVNKLIYVTDERQQDHFRQFFRITDMLGWNVEKQHVWFGIMRFADGVFSTRKGNVIRLEELLDEGKRRAYEIVNEKNPELSEEEKDNIAEVVGTGAIKYADLSQNRQTAVIFEWDKILSFEGNTAPYLQYSYARIKSILRRAKEQNKDVKEDVTIKFVDKTERTLAHHLTQFPGVILKAADSCRPNLIADYLFELSKKFNSFYNACPILNQEDETLYSRLLLAERTAAVLKEGLNLLGINTLERM; encoded by the coding sequence ATGTTAACTATTGAAAAACAAATAGAAATAATTTTATTAGAAACAGTAAATAATCTTTATCCAGATAAAGATTTAAAACCAATAGAGATAACTGTAGCAACAAATGAAAAATTTGGAGATTTTCAATCAAATTTTGCTATGATGAATTCTAAAATAATTGGTGGTAATCCAAGAGCTATTGCCGAGAATGTTGTAAATAACATAGTTGAAAATAGTGTAATTGATAAAATAGAGATTGCAGGACCAGGATTTTTAAATATATTTTTAAAAGATTCATATTTAGGAGATTTAGTTAAAAAGATTTCAAAAGAAGATTATGAATTTAAAGGCCTTAATATAGAAGGAGATGTAATAATAGATTACTCTTCACCGAATATAGCAAAAAGAATGCATATTGGTCATTTAAGATCAACTATAATCGGAGATTCGATTAAAAGAATGTATAAGTATTTAGGTTATAATGTTGTGGCAGATAACCACATTGGAGATTGGGGAACTCAATTTGGAAAACTAATAATAGGATACAGAAACTGGCTTAATCAAGAGGCTTATAAAGAAAATGCTATTGAAGAATTAGAAAGAGTTTATGTTGAGTTTACAAGACAAAGTGAGGAAAATCCAGAACTTGAAGATCAAGCTAGAGAAGAGTTAAAAAAACTTCAAGATGGTGATAAGGAAAATTATAGATTATGGCAAGAATTTATAAAAGTTTCTCTAGATGAATATGCAAAGTTATATAATAGAATGGGAATAAACTTTGATACATATTATGGTGAATCTTTTTATCATGATTTAATGCCAGGAGTAGTTGAAGAGTTAGAAAATAAGAAAATAGCAGTTGAAGATCAAGGAGCAAAAGTTGTATTTTTCCCAGAGGAAGAGAAACTACATCCTTGTATTGTTCAAAAGAAAGATGGAGCATTTTTATATGCAACTTCAGATATAGCAACTGTTAAATTTAGATTAGCTAATTATAATGTAAATAAATTAATATATGTAACAGATGAGAGACAGCAAGATCACTTTAGACAATTTTTTAGAATTACAGATATGTTAGGATGGAATGTTGAAAAGCAACATGTTTGGTTTGGAATAATGAGATTTGCTGATGGAGTGTTCTCTACTAGAAAAGGAAATGTAATTAGATTAGAGGAACTTTTAGATGAAGGTAAGAGAAGAGCTTATGAAATTGTAAATGAGAAAAATCCAGAATTATCAGAAGAGGAAAAAGATAATATAGCAGAAGTTGTAGGAACAGGAGCTATAAAGTATGCTGATTTATCACAAAATAGACAAACAGCAGTTATTTTTGAATGGGATAAAATTTTAAGCTTTGAAGGAAATACGGCTCCATATTTACAATACTCTTATGCAAGAATTAAATCTATATTAAGAAGAGCAAAAGAGCAGAATAAAGATGTTAAAGAGGATGTTACAATAAAGTTTGTAGATAAAACAGAAAGAACTTTAGCTCATCATTTAACACAATTCCCAGGAGTTATATTGAAAGCAGCTGATAGTTGTAGACCAAATTTAATAGCTGATTATTTATTTGAGTTATCAAAAAAATTCAATAGCTTCTACAATGCATGTCCAATATTAAATCAAGAAGATGAAACTTTATATTCAAGATTGTTATTAGCTGAAAGAACGGCAGCAGTATTGAAAGAGGGATTAAACCTTTTAGGAATAAACACATTAGAGAGAATGTAG
- a CDS encoding ATP-dependent helicase, translating to MIKNYLDNISFKNLNLSEDFKKFLINNLNFDQLMAVINLNGYFLVLAGAGSGKTRVIIYRALLLLELQTPSNNILILTFTRKAIIEINDRILTFLPTSNIHIETFHSLAYKFLKKYSQNKFFKLLTIDEIITLSKKSIYYKDIKKLFCHDFIVNFLSVSKEIFFKSYTFKKLEKKQQLIIKMFFQDLDNLKKIENFYTFDDLLINFYNLLKLDLLPLTFQYIMVDEYQDTDKIQVDILKLLSKTGNLMVVGDDYQSIYSFKGTLIDNILNFYNDFSSAKTITLKKNYRSTHEIVTLSNEFSKNLKQCFHKKLISENISLKKPTLTIFKNSLDEINFIYNQIKNILKKDNNITIGILFRNYIYMEDFIKFFKSLNLEFYISPNPFLENIFKNINFSSNSNDKISFLTIHSSKGLEWDYVFIPLLLDGIIPTSIGNFNYEEEKRLFYVALTRAKKEIFLSYPLSYYNDFGFFNVPSPFIETISSNFINIKRG from the coding sequence ATGATAAAAAACTATTTAGATAACATATCTTTTAAAAATTTAAATTTATCGGAAGATTTCAAAAAATTTCTAATTAATAATTTGAATTTTGATCAATTAATGGCCGTAATAAATTTAAATGGATATTTTTTAGTTCTTGCAGGAGCTGGTTCTGGTAAAACAAGAGTTATAATTTATAGAGCTCTTCTATTGCTTGAATTGCAAACTCCATCTAATAATATTCTAATTTTAACTTTTACTAGAAAAGCTATTATCGAAATTAATGATAGAATTTTAACATTTTTACCAACCTCTAATATACATATAGAAACTTTTCATTCTTTAGCATATAAATTTTTAAAAAAATATAGTCAAAATAAATTTTTTAAACTATTAACTATTGATGAAATTATTACTTTAAGCAAAAAATCGATCTACTATAAAGATATTAAAAAATTATTTTGTCATGATTTTATAGTAAACTTTCTCTCTGTTTCAAAAGAAATATTTTTTAAAAGTTATACATTTAAAAAACTAGAAAAAAAACAACAATTAATTATTAAAATGTTTTTTCAAGATTTAGATAATTTAAAAAAAATAGAAAATTTTTATACTTTTGACGATTTGCTTATTAATTTCTATAATTTATTAAAATTAGATTTATTGCCTTTAACATTTCAATATATTATGGTTGATGAATATCAAGATACTGATAAAATTCAAGTGGATATTTTAAAATTACTTTCTAAAACAGGAAACTTAATGGTTGTTGGTGATGATTATCAAAGTATATACAGTTTTAAAGGAACCTTAATAGATAATATATTAAATTTTTACAATGATTTTTCTTCTGCTAAAACTATAACTTTAAAAAAAAATTATAGAAGTACACATGAAATAGTGACTTTATCTAATGAATTTTCTAAAAATTTAAAGCAATGCTTCCATAAAAAACTAATATCTGAAAATATATCCTTAAAAAAACCTACTTTAACTATTTTTAAAAATAGCTTAGATGAAATTAATTTTATTTACAATCAAATTAAAAATATTTTGAAAAAAGATAATAATATTACAATTGGAATTCTTTTTAGAAATTATATTTATATGGAAGATTTTATTAAATTTTTCAAATCTTTAAACTTAGAGTTTTATATATCACCAAATCCTTTTTTAGAAAATATTTTTAAAAATATAAATTTTTCATCTAATTCTAATGATAAAATAAGTTTTTTAACTATTCATAGCTCAAAAGGCCTTGAATGGGATTATGTTTTCATTCCACTTCTTCTTGATGGAATCATTCCAACATCTATAGGTAACTTTAATTATGAAGAAGAAAAAAGACTTTTCTATGTAGCTTTAACTCGTGCTAAAAAAGAGATATTTTTATCCTATCCTCTTTCTTATTATAATGATTTTGGATTCTTTAATGTACCCTCTCCATTTATAGAAACAATTTCTTCAAATTTTATTAATATTAAAAGAGGATAG
- the adhE gene encoding bifunctional acetaldehyde-CoA/alcohol dehydrogenase, which yields MTLINTIEKVRLAQKEYSKFTQEQVDEIFREASLAANNARIKLAKMAVEETGMGIVEDKVIKNHFASEYIYNSYKDTKTCGTIEVDAAYGVEKIAEPIGVIAGIVPTTNPTSTAIFKALLALKTRNGIIFSPHPRAKNATIEAAKIVLEAAVKAGAPKDIIGWIAEPSVQASNDLMKMADLILATGGPGMVKAAYSSGTPAIGVGAGNTPVIIDETAHIKMAVNSILLSKTFDNGVICASEQAVIIPTSIYDKVKEEFLARNAYILKGEEVDKVRKTIVIDGHLNGDIVGQSAYKIAQMAGVNVPENTKVIIGEVESVELEEPFSHEKLSPVLAMYKAKNFEDALKKADRLIELGGMGHTSVLYADELVAKDKIDLFGKTMKTGRTLINMPAAQGAIGDVFNFKLAPSLTLGCGSWGGNAVSENVGVKHLINIKTVAKRRENMLWFRIPERVYFKFGSLPVALEELKGKKKAVIVTDQQLASLGYTDHITTVLESIGVDFRVFSDVQADPTLSVVEKGAELMRSYNPDVIIALGGGSAMDAAKIMWVMYEHPKVNFKDLAMTFMDIRKRIVKFPKMGEKAEFWAVATSAGTGSEVTPFAVITDDTTGVKYPLADYEITPNVAVVDPQLMLSMPAGLTAASGIDVVTHAIEAYVSIMASEFTNPLALEATRLTFKYLPESVKGGALAVKAKEKMANASCMAGMAFSNAFLGICHSMAHKLGAAFHLPHGVANALLLDEVIRFNATDRPFKMAGFAQYKYPHAKECYAKLADYLGFTKGNETPEEKAKILRKKIAELKAEIGIKSTIAEYGISEQEFLSKLDQMVEDAFDDQCTGANPRYPLMSDLREMYLRAYYGPEKYLAMQKKNEEKTEKKAK from the coding sequence ATGACATTAATAAATACAATAGAAAAAGTAAGATTAGCACAAAAAGAGTATTCAAAATTTACTCAAGAACAAGTGGATGAAATTTTTAGAGAAGCTTCATTAGCAGCTAATAATGCTAGAATAAAATTAGCTAAAATGGCAGTTGAAGAAACTGGAATGGGAATTGTTGAAGATAAAGTTATAAAAAATCACTTTGCTTCAGAATATATATATAATTCATACAAGGATACAAAAACTTGTGGGACTATAGAAGTTGACGCAGCTTATGGAGTTGAAAAAATAGCTGAACCAATTGGAGTTATTGCAGGTATTGTACCAACAACTAATCCAACATCAACAGCAATATTTAAAGCACTATTGGCTTTAAAAACAAGAAATGGAATTATATTTTCTCCACATCCAAGAGCAAAAAATGCAACAATTGAAGCAGCTAAAATAGTTTTAGAGGCAGCAGTAAAAGCAGGAGCTCCAAAAGATATAATAGGTTGGATTGCAGAACCATCAGTTCAAGCATCTAATGATCTAATGAAAATGGCAGATTTAATATTAGCAACTGGAGGACCAGGAATGGTTAAAGCTGCTTATTCATCTGGAACACCAGCAATTGGAGTTGGAGCAGGAAATACACCAGTAATAATAGATGAAACTGCACATATAAAAATGGCAGTAAACTCAATCTTATTATCAAAAACTTTTGATAATGGAGTTATATGTGCTTCTGAGCAAGCTGTAATAATTCCAACTTCAATTTATGATAAAGTAAAAGAAGAATTTTTAGCAAGAAATGCTTATATTTTAAAAGGTGAAGAAGTAGATAAAGTAAGAAAAACAATAGTTATAGATGGACATTTAAATGGAGATATCGTAGGACAATCAGCTTATAAAATAGCTCAGATGGCAGGAGTAAATGTTCCAGAAAATACAAAAGTTATTATAGGAGAAGTTGAATCAGTTGAGTTAGAAGAACCATTCTCACACGAAAAGTTATCACCAGTTTTAGCAATGTATAAAGCTAAAAACTTTGAGGATGCTTTAAAGAAAGCTGATAGATTAATAGAGCTTGGTGGAATGGGACATACATCAGTTTTATATGCAGATGAGTTAGTTGCAAAAGATAAAATTGATTTATTCGGAAAAACAATGAAAACTGGTAGAACTCTAATAAATATGCCAGCAGCTCAAGGAGCGATAGGAGATGTATTTAACTTCAAATTAGCACCATCGTTAACATTAGGATGTGGATCGTGGGGAGGAAACGCTGTTTCTGAAAATGTTGGAGTTAAACATTTAATAAACATAAAGACAGTTGCTAAAAGGAGAGAAAATATGCTATGGTTTAGAATTCCTGAAAGAGTATACTTCAAATTCGGATCTCTTCCAGTGGCTTTAGAAGAATTAAAAGGAAAGAAGAAAGCTGTTATAGTAACAGACCAACAATTAGCTTCTTTAGGATATACAGATCATATTACTACAGTTTTAGAAAGTATTGGAGTAGATTTTAGAGTGTTCTCAGATGTTCAAGCTGATCCAACTTTAAGTGTTGTTGAAAAGGGTGCAGAATTAATGAGAAGTTATAATCCAGATGTAATCATAGCTTTAGGTGGAGGTTCAGCAATGGACGCTGCTAAAATTATGTGGGTTATGTATGAGCATCCAAAAGTAAACTTTAAGGATTTAGCAATGACATTTATGGATATCAGAAAAAGAATAGTTAAATTCCCTAAAATGGGAGAAAAAGCTGAATTCTGGGCAGTTGCAACTTCAGCAGGAACAGGATCAGAAGTAACTCCATTTGCAGTTATAACAGATGATACTACAGGAGTAAAATATCCTTTAGCTGACTATGAAATTACACCAAATGTAGCTGTAGTAGATCCTCAATTAATGTTATCAATGCCAGCTGGATTAACAGCAGCATCAGGAATAGACGTAGTAACTCATGCTATAGAAGCATATGTATCAATAATGGCTTCAGAATTTACAAATCCATTAGCATTAGAAGCAACAAGATTAACATTTAAATATCTTCCTGAATCAGTAAAAGGAGGAGCATTAGCAGTAAAAGCTAAAGAAAAAATGGCAAATGCATCATGTATGGCTGGAATGGCATTCTCAAATGCATTCTTAGGAATATGTCACTCAATGGCTCATAAATTAGGAGCAGCATTCCATTTACCTCATGGAGTAGCAAATGCCTTATTACTAGATGAAGTAATTAGATTTAACGCAACAGATAGACCATTTAAAATGGCAGGATTTGCACAATATAAATATCCACATGCAAAAGAGTGTTACGCAAAGTTAGCTGACTACTTAGGATTTACAAAAGGAAATGAAACACCAGAAGAGAAAGCTAAAATTTTAAGAAAAAAGATTGCTGAATTAAAAGCTGAAATTGGAATAAAATCAACAATAGCTGAGTACGGAATTTCAGAACAAGAGTTTTTATCTAAGTTAGATCAAATGGTTGAGGATGCTTTTGATGATCAATGTACAGGAGCAAATCCAAGATATCCATTAATGAGTGATTTAAGAGAAATGTACTTAAGAGCTTACTATGGGCCAGAGAAATATTTAGCTATGCAAAAGAAAAACGAAGAAAAAACTGAAAAGAAAGCAAAATAA